Proteins from one Enoplosus armatus isolate fEnoArm2 chromosome 4, fEnoArm2.hap1, whole genome shotgun sequence genomic window:
- the LOC139284548 gene encoding beta-1,3-galactosyl-O-glycosyl-glycoprotein beta-1,6-N-acetylglucosaminyltransferase-like produces the protein MRLLKRSWLQLLLKLTVAMGSLGMLFLLSRPKTGWDPTYILRYSWLEYTDADGSPEKVCNCSAILQGEREALEQAKILAITKDFHKSVQIPNEYYINATQDCRKFKSSRKYLTFPLSQEEEDFPLAYSMVVHHKVQNFERLLRAIYAPQNIYCIHVDKKSEASVVSAIRAITSCFPNVFMVSQRVSVVYSAWPRVQADLNCMADLYDASSKWKYFINLCGQDFPLKTNLEIVRILRSLRGGNSLESEELPEEKKWRVSNVHQIVDGQIQGAGKAKEPPPFNLPILSGNAYIVVNRGYIRSVLEDNRVQALIEWANDTYSPDEFLWATIQRIPGVPGSTWPNPKYDMTDINAVARLVKWQWHEGSQGSPEAVYPECQGNHVRAICVYGVGDLQWMLEQHHLFANKFDTDTDPIAVYCLEKYLRQKALAELH, from the exons ATGAGGCTGCTGAAACGAAGCTGGCTGCAACTGTTGCTGAAGCTCACTGTTGCAATGGGATCACTAGGGATGCTTTTCCTACTGAGTCGCCCCAAAACAGGCTGGGATCCTACCTACATTCTCAGGTACAGCTGGTTGGAGTATACAGATGCTGACGGCAGCCCAGAGAAAGTGTGCAACTGTTCAGCAAtcctgcagggagagagggaggcgcTGGAGCAGGCCAAAATACTGGCCATCACTAAAGACTTCCACAAGAGTGTTCAGATCCCCAATGAGTATTATATCAATGCAACCCAAGACTGCAG GAAATTCAAGTCAAGCAGGAAATACTTAACATTCCCGTTAAGCCAGGAAGAAGAGGACTTCCCACTGGCTTATTCTATGGTTGTGCATCATAAG GTGCAGAACTTTGAGCGACTGCTGCGAGCCATCTATGCACCTCAAAATATTTATTGCATCCATGTGGACAAAAAATCAGAGGCCTCAGTCGTCTCTGCCATCAGGGCCATTACTTCCTGTTTCCCAAATGTCTTCATGGTCAGTCAGAGAGTGAGTGTGGTCTATTCTGCCTGGCCACGCGTCCAGGCTGACCTTAACTGTATGGCTGATCTGTATGATGCCAgctcaaaatggaaatacttcaTCAACCTTTGTGGCCAGGATTTTCCTCTGAAAACCAACTTGGAGATTGTAAGGATACTGCGTTCATTGAGAGGCGGTAACAGCTTGGAGTCAGAAGAATTGCCTGAAGAAAAGAAGTGGAGGGTGTCAAATGTTCACCAGATAGTTGATGGGCAAATCCAG GGGGCAGGTAAGGCAAAGGAGCCACCTCCATTCAACCTGCCCATTCTGTCAGGAAATGCCTACATTGTGGTTAACCGAGGCTACATTCGCAGCGTGTTGGAGGACAACCGAGTGCAGGCACTGATCGAGTGGGCCAACGATACCTACAGTCCGGATGAGTTTCTCTGGGCAACCATTCAGCGAATCCCTGGTGTTCCTGGCTCAACGTGGCCCAACCCCAAATATGACATGACGGACATCAATGCGGTTGCGCGGCTGGTGAAGTGGCAGTGGCATGAGGGGTCTCAGGGTTCACCGGAGGCGGTGTACCCAGAGTGTCAAGGCAACCATGTCAGGGCAATATGTGTGTATGGTGTTGGAGACCTTCAGTGGATGCTTGAGCAGCATCATCTTTTTGCCAATAAgtttgacacagacacagatccCATTGCTGTCTATTGCTTGGAGAAGTATCTGAGACAAAAGGCACTGGCTGAGTTACATTAG
- the rfk gene encoding riboflavin kinase: protein MKSLPYFCRGEVIRGFGRGSKELGIPTANFPDSVVDNLPADINTGIYYGWACVNNGDVYKMVMSIGWNPYYKNTKKSMETHVIHTFKEDFYGEILSVVMVGYIRPERSYDSLEALITAINNDIEEAKVKLELPEHLKLRDDNFFTSAPSSSSALPPTTASTSQTIMNGH from the exons ATGAAGAGCCTTCCGTACTTCTGCCGGGGAGAGGTCATTCGAGGCTTCGGGAGAGGAAGCAAAGAGCTGGGAATTCCCACAG CCAACTTCCCAGACTCAGTGGTGGACAATCTTCCAGCAGACATCAACACAGGGATCTACTATGGCTGGGCCTGCGTCAATAATGGTGATGTCTACAAAATGGTGATGAGCATTGGCTGGAACCCTTactacaaaaatacaaagaagtCCATG GAGACCCATGTGATCCACACATTCAAAGAGGACTTTTATGGGGAGATTCTCAGTGTTGTCATGGTGGGCTACATCCGTCCAGAGAGAAGCTACGACTCACTTG AAGCCCTCATTACGGCCATCAACAACGACATTGAGGAGGCCAAGGTCAAGCTGGAGCTCCCAGAGCATCTCAAACTGAGGGACGACAACTTCTTCACCAGCGCTCCCAGCTCGTCTTCGGCCCTGCCCCCCACTACCGCATCCACCTCACAGACTATTATGAATGGCCACTGA